In Paroedura picta isolate Pp20150507F chromosome 1, Ppicta_v3.0, whole genome shotgun sequence, the following are encoded in one genomic region:
- the MSGN1 gene encoding mesogenin-1 has product MEENVGPENSPFLSSWDWKNDAGTVVLRPCPSPVSLSPSPSPSFESYTSSPCPVEVEMPCASSRNSSRRSDSSNSLMGYTLVEFPAIYLPNPGQGKGQKGPKVRMSAQRRRKASEREKLRMRTLAEALHNLRNYLPPVYSQRGQPLTKIQTLKYTIKYIGELTDLLNSVQQAQMP; this is encoded by the coding sequence ATGGAAGAAAACGTGGGCCCTGAGAATTCCCCGTTCCTTTCTTCGTGGGACTGGAAGAACGATGCAGGGACCGTGGTGCTGAGACCATGCCCATCCCCTGTGAGtctgtctccgtctccgtctccttcCTTTGAATCTTACACGTCCTCTCCTTGTCCGGTTGAGGTGGAGATGCCCTGTGCCAGCAGCCGcaacagcagcaggaggagcgACAGCAGCAACAGCCTGATGGGATACACTTTGGTGGAGTTTCCTGCCATCTATCTGCCCAACCCTGGGCAGGGCAAGGGCCAGAAGGGCCCCAAAGTCCGGATGTCGGCCCAGCGCAGGAGAAAAGCCAGCGAGAGAGAGAAGCTGCGGATGAGGACCCTGGCTGAAGCCCTGCACAACCTGCGCAACTATTTGCCACCTGTCTACAGCCAAAGGGGACAGCCTCTCACCAAGATACAGACGCTGAAATACACCATCAAGTACATCGGCGAGCTCACAGACCTGCTCAACAGTGTCCAGCAGGCACAGATGCCCTGA